Proteins from a genomic interval of Gossypium hirsutum isolate 1008001.06 chromosome A09, Gossypium_hirsutum_v2.1, whole genome shotgun sequence:
- the LOC107914299 gene encoding phytoene synthase 2, chloroplastic — MAGVLLWVVCPKGNATALLSLIPRSGKHKRCRVHQKVKFSTGVSAISSAVANPARSSEEKVYDVVLKQAALVKEQRGKQTLDLGTRTETDGFTDWDLLNEAYDRCGEVCAEYAKTFYLGTLLMTPERRRAVWAIYVWCRRTDELVDGPNASHITPRALDRWEKRLDDLFEGRPYDMLDAALSDTVSKYPVDIQPFKDMIEGMRLDLRKSRYMNFDELYLYCYYVAGTVGLMSVPVMGIAPESKASVESVYNAALALGIANQLTNILRDVGEDARRGRIYLPQDELARFGLSDDDIFRGQVTDKWRNFMKDQIKRARMFFDEAEKGVSELNAASRWPVWASLLLYRQILDAIEENDYNNFSKRAYVGKVKKFASLPVAYGRALMGTSKLF, encoded by the exons aTGGCTGGTGTTCTTCTTTGGGTGGTATGTCCCAAAGGGAATGCCACTGCTTTACTTAGCTTGATACCAAGGAGTGGGAAGCATAAAAGGTGTAGGGTACATCAAAAGGTGAAGTTTTCTACTGGGGTTTCAGCTATTTCAAGTGCAGTGGCTAACCCAGCACGATCTTCAGAAGAGAAGGTTTATGATGTGGTTTTAAAGCAAGCTGCTTTGGTTAAAGAACAAAGGGGGAAACAAACTTTGGATTTAGGAACAAGAACTGAAACTGATGGATTCACTGATTGGGATCTTTTGAATGAAGCTTATGATCGGTGTGGTGAAGTATGTGCTGAATATGCTAAGACTTTCTATTTGG GTACATTACTTATGACACCGGAGCGTCGGAGAGCTGTGTGGGCGATTTACG TTTGGTGTAGGAGAACAGATGAGCTTGTGGATGGACCTAATGCTTCACATATTACACCAAGGGCACTTGACCGATGGGAGAAAAGATTAGACGATCTTTTCGAAGGTCGACCTTATGATATGCTCGATGCCGCTTTATCCGATACTGTCTCGAAGTACCCTGTAGATATACAG CCATTCAAGGACATGATAGAAGGAATGAGATTAGATTTAAGGAAGTcgagatatatgaattttgatgagCTCTACCTTTACTGCTACTACGTTGCCGGGACAGTTGGACTAATGAGTGTTCCAGTAATGGGGATTGCACCTGAATCGAAAGCATCGGTGGAGAGTGTCTATAATGCCGCATTAGCCCTTGGAATCGCTAATCAACTTACTAATATACTTAGAGATGTTGGTGAAGA TGCTAGGAGAGGAAGAATATATCTACCACAAGATGAACTGGCACGGTTTGGACTGTCGGATGATGACATATTTCGTGGACAAGTAACGGATAAGTGGAGGAACTTCATGAAAGATCAGATAAAACGAGCGAGGATGTTCTTCGACGAGGCAGAAAAGGGTGTTTCCGAGCTAAATGCGGCAAGCAGATGGCCGGTGTGGGCATCATTGTTGCTGTATCGACAGATATTAGACGCCATTGaagaaaatgattataacaatttCAGCAAAAGAGCGTATGTAGGGaaagtaaagaaatttgcttCACTTCCAGTGGCATATGGAAGAGCACTTATGGGCACTTCCAAATTGTTCTGA
- the LOC107886012 gene encoding uncharacterized protein produces MESRDVRKRTMGRTFQSHSKKFKGMDPRPTGSVGYSRRDRGRSYSGATTRATSVASVGNVGNTRPECQQCGRRHIGECWGFKRACFRCGSQEHYVRDCPERREEENLPRARSGDIVSRGRPPRNVGSKVSGKSVMKDAAGGSEIRAPARTYAIRAREDASSPDVITDQERREEYIKRGKEKIGE; encoded by the exons atggaatctcgagatgtaaggaagaggacaatgggcagaacatttcaatctcattcgaagaagtttaaagggatggatccacgaccaactggttcagttgggtattcacgcaGAGACCGAGGGAGGTCGTATTCTGGAGCTACAACTCGAGCTACCTCTGTAGCAAGTGTGGGCAATGTAGGAAACACCCGgcctgaatgtcaacagtgtggcaggcgacatattggtgagtgttggggatttaaacgagcttgtttcaggtgtggttcccaagagcattacgtaagagattgccctgagagaagagaggaagaaaattTGCCAAGAGCTAGATCGGGTGATATTGTTAGTAGAGGGAGACCGCCGAGAAATGTGGGAAGCAAAGTCAGTGGTAAAAGTGTGATGAAAGATGCAGCTGGAGGATCAGAAATTAGAGCGCCTGCCaggacttatgccatacgtgctcgagaggatgcctcatctcccgatgtgattactg atcaagaaagacgtgaagagtatatcaaacggggaaaagaaaagataggggagtaa